AAAGTATCACCGGGTCAGATATCCTTGGGGACAATCATGTTATTCACACGGTCAAGGCGAAGGGGCCCGGTGGTCAGAAAGTGGGGATCTGATGAGGACAAGGCTATTCTTCCTTGTATTACCAAGCTGAGGCGGGGGAATACCCCTTGAAAAGTTATTCGACGGATATGGCTCAAGAAGTTCGGCATTCCAAGAACGATGAATGCGCTGCGCGGGCAATGGTATCGCGCTCAATGGGGCTGGGTCCCGCAGGTTGGGAGCGAGAAAACGCCGCCGGCAGACGTCAAGACAACGGCAGAAACAGAGTCCTCGGATGAACTCCCTCAAGCAACGTCCCGCAGCCCGGAGCAGCCCTCGCGGGAGAAGGTCACATTCCAGCCATAAAAACCCAGCCTAACGTGTTTTACGCGGAAGACCGCAGCGACAGGTGACCTGTTGCGGCCAAACTATACACAACATCACTCATGATTGCGTGAGGTCACCAGTAAAGGTAATATACGATTGTTTTCTCTAaatttcctttctcagaTTATTTTTCTAAGCTGCACTCAGTTAGCTTTTAACAAAAACGCTCTTATTTTCTGGTTCTGGATACTTTTATGCGCCGTCTAGTATATCACTGACAGGCGTTTACAAAATGATACAAAACCGTACGAACCTTTTACGGCCCGAGTCCACCCGCCAAAAGCACAGCTGTACCTATCCATCCTTAGCATTTACAGCAGTATAATGAACCGAAACCATCCCCTCCTCAATAGCATCCACCCCCACAAGCGTGAACCTAACATCCCCCTCCAACCCTCCAAACAAGCGAATGCCATCGCCCAAAAGCACAGGCGCAGTCGTCACAACCATCTCATCAACCCAACCTCTTCTCAAAAACTCAGTCACAACCTCCCCCCCATCAACATACACACAACCTAACCTTTCCCTCTCAAACACATCTTTTGCCTCATCCAACGACCTTATAACCTCCACTTCAATGCCTTTAGCCACGTAAACTCCCGGTGCCATACTCCTACTAAGAACAAAAGTTCGTTTCTTGGCATATGGCCACTCGGGCAGAGAAATGCAAAAGTCGTAAGTTCTGCGACCCATTATCATGCAGTCTACGCGAGAAACGTGTTGCTCAACTGTGTCCACTCTTCTGGGTGATGTAGGAGGAAGGTGATGGGTGTTTTTGGGTGGTGATGTGAGCCATGTGACGTCGTGGTTTTCGCGCGCAATGTAGCCGTCTAGGCTTGTAGCTATGAAGACACGTGTTTTGAATGCCCTGAGGGGCATTTTGGGGGAGGCTGTGGTTGAGTTGAGTAGATGGGACTATATTCAGTGAGGTACTTGGGGTTATGGTATGGATGTTGTATGATATTTGGGATGGTCAAATAGACAGCGGGGATGGTCATCGAAGTTGTTTCACTTTACTATGTGGATTCAATTACTAGGAACGGCTGGCGGTGGCGAGCGGCAGACGAACGGGGCAGCCACCATGGAAAACACTGGGTCAGCTCTAGCCACCAGGGAGAGATTTCTAATAGCATCGCGCGGCTCGCGCTGCTCCAAGACCTGCTGGCTCTCTTTCTAGTCCGCGGTCAGGTCGCAGTCCAGCTTCAAGTTGATATGAACCTGGATTAATTCAACCCAATCTATTCCAAGGGGGTCTACCCGAAGTACTGGTAACTATATCTGAATGTGGCTCCTAGACTGAAATTCTGGGATTTTCTTATTTGGAACTGCTATAGTACTAGAAAATCTTTATTTCTGGGAATATATAACCTGGAAAATACTAACTCTAAGGTGTCTCTGTCTTGGGATATCTATAGTACTAGGACTATTCGATTTCTAGAAATCTATAACTTTTAGTTATCTGCTATCTAAGAATATtgttacagacccttgtctagcgTACCTTATCGAAGGCGGACAGGCGAGTCAGAGTATCATAGGATGACGATAGCCGGGTGTGGGACGGCTAACACCTAAAGGATTACTCTTTAACGTAACCGGTAAGCGACCCGCACTCCAACCGCGTTTTCAACGCGCCCCAATTTCTTAGGTGATTTAAACATCAGCCATACCATCAAAAATGCCTAAATCCCCAAAACCACGCGTTGTGCAGGAAGGCAGGATCCTACCGGCTATATcagctttaaaaaataatgaaattCATGGTGTAAAGAAGGCAGTTCAGACATTTAATatacctttttctcccaGTCCTGTTCCCATCCTTTGTGGATTTTATTGCGGATAGACCCCCTTTTCCGTGAAATAAGGTGTTGAAAGGGGTGCTCTTTCTCTGGGCCAACTGCTTCTCTGGCCATTCGATAGGCTGCCTAGTTGCCTGGGTCGCCGCAGTGCCCTGGGGCCCATTGTAGGCAGAGTGGTATCCCCCACACTTTTAACTCTTGGGCTGATTGCCGAATAGCTTGGGTAATCCTCTGGCCTGACTTGTTCCATGTATTTGATAAGGCCTGTAGTGCTGAGATGCTATCAGCATCGGGCATATCGATAGGTTTCAGGAAATGTTTTGTCGTGCCATCAACAAGACGTTCAACGCATGTGGGCTTTGGGTTAGGAATCCGGAGAAGATTTCCTAGAACACATCCGGGAATAGTTCTTTTCTCTGGGGAGGCATCATCAAATGGAACGTGGCCAGCTGAAGATGACTACCTAGCAAGGATTATTGAAGTCCTTGGCCAATTTCCGCTCCATTCCATAGAAAAAGGGAACCGCGCAACACACTTGTTTGATAAGCACGGTAGGCTCTCATGGCCTCGGTTGATATTCGATAATCCTTCTATCCTTGCACAAGCTCCATATGCGATGTATGAGTCAAATCGCACTGTGATGCAATGATTTACCAAACAAGATATTCTTACAAGGCACACTAGACTCATCCCGACTGGTAAGTATAGTTGTTATCTGCTTCTGGACTAGCCGATATTGTATGGCTTTTTGATGTGTCTTCTCTAATTTCAGCTTAGGAGGAAATAACCCGATTGATTCTAACTAGCAAAAGCTCTAAGCGTAACTGGTGTGCTTGCTTCGAGAGCACTATCCTAATATTTACTAGTCCCTGGATGGTTTGATCTACAAAAGGATTTGATACTATAGGGTGTATTTGGgttatttatagtatatccAGGCGGAAAATGACTAGTGGGCAgtactttataatatttctaagaCTAAGAAGCTGATGTATCTTAAGGCTTTTCTCAACTATAAAAGATTCCTCTAAACATCTGTTTCTACTTCTTTCTACCCCAGATCTTTAGAAAGACATGTATATTAgtttactttatatattagtttataTGCGGTGTGACGAAGTAGAGATTAGGTCTAGGTTTAGTAAAGATGCTATTAGTTTTGCTTAATAGAGATTATTGATATGATAGCGGTAGCCTATTCTCTGCGCACTTGTAactattctatagatatattttaatataatagatagtaatacTGACTTGTTATCTTATATCGACGCTTATAGTATTGAGCTTTTATAATCTTAGATTTCTAAAGTCTATAAAAAAGACATAGGATATctagagaaaaagataaaaaagggagagctatttctatttatatataattaaagtataCGCGATATTATATAGAGTTGACTATAGTTTATAGATATCTCTATTCTAACGCTTATAATTTTCTTCCGTGATTGCCACTATCTGGATATCGCGAAAAAGATAATAGGTTGTCtattctaataaaataaagataatattattattattaactatagtatcAGCGGAGAGTATAGGATTAGTAATAGTAAGTTGATTGAGCACCGGAATCGAAGAATCCTGGCTGGTCTGCGAGATCTCTGGCGCTTCAGTCTTCAGTGGGGGTGGGACTGTGGATAGCTATAAGCGGCGCGTTCATAGAGGAATATTCCGCGTGTTTTTTCTGGGGATAGAGCGCTCGTGCCGTATTCCGCGCAGCGCGCTCTTGAAAACAAAACAGAATATTTCAAGATGGTCGGCTGTTGAGAGTCTGGACCTGCTTTAGAACCCTAACGACAAGTAGCATTAAACTAGACA
This Aspergillus flavus chromosome 1, complete sequence DNA region includes the following protein-coding sequences:
- a CDS encoding dihydrofolate reductase family protein; this translates as MPLRAFKTRVFIATSLDGYIARENHDVTWLTSPPKNTHHLPPTSPRRVDTVEQHVSRVDCMIMGRRTYDFCISLPEWPYAKKRTFVLSRSMAPGVYVAKGIEVEVIRSLDEAKDVFERERLGCVYVDGGEVVTEFLRRGWVDEMVVTTAPVLLGDGIRLFGGLEGDVRFTLVGVDAIEEGMVSVHYTAVNAKDG
- a CDS encoding uncharacterized protein (expressed protein); translated protein: MLSASGISIGFRKCFVVPSTRRSTHVGFGLGIRRRFPRTHPGIVLFSGEASSNGTWPAEDDYLARIIEVLGQFPLHSIEKGNRATHLFDKHGRLSWPRLIFDNPSILAQAPYAMYESNRTVMQ